Proteins from one Streptomyces roseifaciens genomic window:
- a CDS encoding 4'-phosphopantetheinyl transferase family protein — protein sequence MRVSDGPGTAPRVLGEDSLPGVWTPGPPHVWLLRTDRPLPGPVQDPERILDAGERARAAAFVRDLHRERYVASHTGLRLLLGAYLATDPAAVELVREPCPGCGGPHGRPAAAGAPLHFNLSHAGDLALVAFADTPVGADVEEVQPAGTARELAGVLHPAETAELAALPAPRLPEAFARCWTRKEAYLKGTGTGLSENPSVTYVGTGPVPASPAGWALEDVPAAPGYAAAIAVAVTGAVTGAAANAPR from the coding sequence ATGCGCGTGAGCGACGGGCCGGGCACCGCGCCCCGGGTCCTCGGCGAGGACTCCCTTCCGGGGGTGTGGACGCCCGGCCCGCCGCACGTGTGGCTCCTGCGGACCGACCGGCCCCTGCCCGGTCCCGTGCAGGACCCGGAGCGCATCCTCGACGCCGGGGAGCGGGCGCGCGCCGCGGCGTTCGTGCGCGACCTGCACCGAGAGCGCTACGTCGCCTCGCACACCGGGCTGAGGCTGCTCCTCGGCGCCTACCTGGCCACCGACCCGGCCGCGGTCGAGCTCGTGCGCGAGCCCTGCCCCGGCTGCGGCGGGCCGCACGGCCGCCCGGCCGCCGCCGGCGCCCCCCTGCACTTCAACCTCTCGCACGCGGGCGACCTCGCGCTCGTCGCCTTCGCGGACACGCCCGTCGGCGCGGACGTGGAGGAGGTGCAGCCCGCCGGGACGGCCCGGGAGCTGGCGGGCGTCCTGCACCCGGCCGAGACCGCGGAGCTGGCCGCGCTGCCCGCGCCGCGGCTCCCGGAGGCCTTCGCGCGCTGCTGGACGCGCAAGGAGGCCTACCTGAAGGGCACCGGCACGGGCCTGTCGGAGAACCCGTCGGTGACGTACGTCGGCACGGGGCCCGTCCCGGCCTCGCCCGCCGGGTGGGCGCTGGAGGACGTGCCCGCGGCGCCGGGTTACGCGGCGGCCATCGCGGTCGCGGTCACGGGCGCGGTCACGGGCGCGGCGGCGAACGCCCCGCGCTGA
- a CDS encoding CHAT domain-containing WD40 repeat protein, with protein MLEVSGGPGGRYTVAVSSPAGEGSLSVALDPDAIGARLADLQRAVLASSVTPRAAALGLERPVREVGERLFRAVFDGRLRGLYLASRQHAGERDEALRVVLRIRAPELAALPWELLYDEESGEYLCLRRPLVRYVDLPEPLAPLRSEPPLKILGMTSLPRSRAPLGAESERAALSVALGPLTERGLVHLDWVPGQTAEDLSRRLLRGCHVLHFIGHGAYDPQRREGMVTLADADGREHHLHATALASLLSVARPRPQLVILNSCQSGMGNAEDLFSSTAAVLVRTVPAVVAMQFAVTDKAATRFAASFYQALAQGRTVDEAVRVGRIALVVDKDDSLEWATPVLYLRGGDARLFDMPAVWAEAGPAVPPAGAGPVPPKPHTPPEAADGRPAAADGPPQAPGGTPAPPGGPPEAPGAVITSRVLDTRQWVHALAFHPDGRRLATGSRNRVRVWDALTGNRIWEQPVGGWLSSVFAAAFSPGGRRLVTGGADNTVRIWASSNGEELLRLRHDHVVFGVAFSPDGFRVASASADRTVRLWDSTSGDPMLRITHDQVVTDVAFSPDGARLASASADRSVRLWSLGGDALLRLRHDHAVKAVAFSPDGGRLATAGDDGCVRVWDAGSGHQLLLVRHGDAVKDVAFSPGGHWLATASADRTAGVWAVADGTRILRVQHHHTVFCVAFGPDGGWLASGSEDKTVKLTPVPGERG; from the coding sequence GTGCTGGAAGTCAGCGGCGGTCCCGGCGGGCGGTACACGGTGGCCGTCTCCTCACCGGCCGGTGAGGGGAGCCTCTCCGTCGCCCTGGACCCCGACGCCATCGGCGCCCGCCTCGCCGACCTCCAGCGGGCCGTCCTCGCCTCCTCCGTGACACCGCGCGCGGCGGCGCTCGGCCTGGAGCGGCCCGTGCGGGAGGTCGGGGAGCGGCTCTTCCGTGCCGTGTTCGACGGACGCCTGCGCGGGCTGTACCTCGCCAGCCGCCAGCACGCCGGCGAGCGCGACGAGGCACTGCGCGTGGTCCTGCGCATCCGCGCCCCCGAACTGGCCGCCCTGCCCTGGGAGCTGCTCTACGACGAGGAGTCCGGCGAGTACCTGTGCCTGCGCCGGCCCCTCGTCCGCTACGTCGACCTGCCCGAGCCCCTCGCCCCGCTGCGCTCCGAACCGCCCCTGAAGATCCTCGGCATGACCTCGCTGCCCCGCTCCCGCGCGCCCCTGGGCGCGGAGAGCGAGCGGGCCGCCCTGTCCGTCGCGCTGGGCCCGCTGACCGAGCGCGGCCTGGTCCACCTCGACTGGGTGCCCGGCCAGACCGCGGAGGACCTCTCCCGCAGGCTGCTCCGGGGCTGCCATGTCCTGCACTTCATCGGGCACGGCGCGTACGACCCGCAGCGCCGCGAGGGCATGGTCACCCTGGCGGACGCGGACGGGCGTGAGCACCACCTGCACGCCACCGCCCTCGCCTCGCTCCTCAGTGTGGCCCGGCCCCGGCCGCAGCTGGTGATCCTCAACAGCTGCCAGAGCGGCATGGGAAACGCCGAGGACCTCTTCTCCAGCACGGCCGCCGTGCTCGTGCGCACCGTGCCGGCCGTCGTCGCCATGCAGTTCGCCGTCACCGACAAGGCGGCCACCCGCTTCGCCGCCTCCTTCTACCAGGCGCTGGCCCAGGGCCGCACCGTCGACGAGGCCGTACGGGTCGGCCGGATCGCCCTGGTCGTCGACAAGGACGACAGCCTGGAGTGGGCGACCCCGGTGCTCTACCTGCGCGGCGGGGACGCCCGGCTCTTCGACATGCCCGCCGTCTGGGCGGAGGCCGGACCGGCCGTACCGCCGGCCGGCGCGGGCCCCGTACCGCCGAAGCCGCACACGCCCCCGGAGGCGGCCGACGGCCGGCCTGCGGCTGCGGACGGCCCGCCCCAGGCACCCGGCGGCACACCGGCACCGCCCGGCGGCCCGCCCGAGGCGCCCGGCGCGGTGATCACCTCGCGCGTCCTCGACACCCGCCAGTGGGTGCACGCCCTCGCCTTCCACCCCGACGGCAGACGGCTGGCCACCGGGTCCCGCAACCGCGTCAGGGTCTGGGACGCCCTGACCGGCAACCGGATATGGGAGCAGCCGGTGGGCGGCTGGCTCTCGTCCGTCTTCGCCGCGGCGTTCAGTCCCGGCGGCCGCCGCCTGGTCACCGGGGGCGCCGACAACACCGTCCGCATCTGGGCCTCCTCCAACGGCGAGGAGCTGCTGCGCCTGCGCCACGACCACGTCGTCTTCGGCGTGGCCTTCAGCCCCGACGGCTTCCGCGTCGCCTCCGCCTCCGCCGACCGCACGGTCCGGCTGTGGGACTCCACCAGCGGCGACCCCATGCTGCGCATCACCCACGACCAGGTCGTGACGGACGTCGCCTTCAGCCCGGACGGCGCGCGCCTCGCCTCGGCCTCGGCCGACCGCTCCGTACGGCTGTGGTCGCTCGGCGGCGACGCGCTGCTGCGCCTGCGCCACGACCACGCGGTCAAGGCCGTCGCGTTCAGCCCCGACGGCGGCCGGCTGGCGACGGCCGGCGACGACGGCTGCGTCCGCGTGTGGGACGCCGGCAGCGGTCATCAGCTCCTGCTCGTGCGGCACGGGGACGCCGTGAAGGACGTGGCGTTCAGCCCCGGCGGCCACTGGCTCGCCACGGCCTCCGCGGACCGCACGGCGGGCGTGTGGGCCGTCGCGGACGGTACCCGCATCCTGCGCGTGCAGCACCATCACACCGTCTTCTGCGTGGCGTTCGGCCCGGACGGCGGCTGGCTGGCCAGCGGCAGCGAGGACAAGACGGTGAAGCTGACGCCGGTGCCGGGTGAACGCGGATGA
- a CDS encoding GNAT family N-acetyltransferase — protein sequence MSDHQTAGARARVLAEGPRVVIRAVTPEDGPEFTRLVRDSADLHHPWLSMPTTEERFAQYAARFDGEQRAGFLVCLRDSGRPAGFVNINNIVRGAFQCGALGYGAFVPSAGRGLMGEGFGLVLRHAFGPLGLHRLEANIQPGNTASLALVKRHGFRLEGFSPEFLFIGGAWRDHERWAITADMLQEHQD from the coding sequence GTGTCCGATCACCAGACCGCCGGCGCCCGCGCCCGCGTCCTCGCCGAGGGGCCGCGGGTGGTGATCCGGGCCGTCACGCCGGAGGACGGCCCGGAGTTCACCCGGCTGGTCCGGGACAGCGCGGACCTGCACCACCCGTGGCTGTCCATGCCCACCACCGAGGAGCGCTTCGCGCAGTACGCCGCCCGCTTCGACGGGGAGCAGCGGGCGGGCTTCCTCGTGTGCCTGCGCGACTCCGGGCGCCCGGCAGGCTTCGTCAACATCAACAACATCGTGCGCGGAGCCTTCCAGTGCGGCGCGCTCGGCTACGGCGCGTTCGTGCCGTCCGCCGGGCGCGGCCTCATGGGCGAGGGGTTCGGGCTCGTCCTGCGCCACGCCTTCGGCCCGCTGGGCCTGCACCGCCTGGAGGCGAACATCCAGCCGGGCAACACGGCGTCACTCGCGCTGGTGAAGCGGCACGGCTTCCGGCTGGAGGGCTTCTCCCCGGAATTCCTCTTCATCGGCGGGGCGTGGCGCGACCACGAACGGTGGGCGATCACCGCGGACATGCTCCAGGAGCACCAGGATTGA
- a CDS encoding DUF5107 domain-containing protein: MPTTIRRAVLSLPAAPLGAEDPLPSLRTAADVHRIDAEQRRALPPDMARQAGHAPLRSLLPVRRRDGYSRRRTPADLEAIVIENDRLRATVLPGLGGRVHSLEHKPTGRELLHRNPVLQPASFALNGAWFSGGIEWNIGATGHTTLSVAPLHAARVPAPDGGEMLRLWEWERLRDLPFQVDLWLPDGSDFLYVGVRIRNPHDRPAPVYWWSNIAVPEEAGTRVLAPAEAAWRFGYERSLSRVPVPEWDGADRTYPLNSTHASDFFYDVPGGERRWIASLDADGHGLVQTSTDLLRGRKLFVWGSGRGGRRWQEWLTEPGTGGYAEIQAGLARTQLEHVPLEAGGAFAWLEAYGPLAADPAAVHGGDWAAARGEAAARLEAALPRADVEAAYAAWRPYADAEPKESLHTGSGWGALEAERGHYDLPGTPFAPETLGEEQEPWLEFLHRGEFPRPDRSLPPGPSLVSPRWRELLETIGDGDLCGAYHLGVARWHTGDRSQAVRAWEAAGGLWWAKRCLAFADAEDGHPERAADRYLEAFGEACGERRESASWAATMAALGREAVEALLDAGRADDAGAVLDGLRPGVRERGRFRLLRARVLLAQGDAAAAREIFDGGFEVEDLREGDESLGETWYAIQARLLAGEGPVTEEIRVRARAQALPRPYDFRMRPAP; the protein is encoded by the coding sequence GTGCCCACGACCATCCGACGCGCCGTGCTGTCCCTGCCCGCCGCCCCGCTCGGCGCGGAGGATCCGCTGCCGTCCCTGCGCACGGCCGCCGACGTCCACCGCATCGACGCCGAGCAGCGCAGGGCCCTGCCGCCCGACATGGCCCGCCAGGCCGGCCACGCGCCCCTGCGGTCCCTGCTGCCCGTGCGCCGCCGCGACGGCTACTCCCGCAGGCGCACCCCCGCCGATCTAGAGGCGATCGTCATCGAGAACGACCGGCTGCGCGCCACCGTCCTGCCCGGCCTCGGCGGGCGCGTGCACTCCCTGGAGCACAAGCCGACGGGCCGGGAGCTGCTCCACCGCAACCCCGTCCTGCAGCCCGCCTCGTTCGCCCTGAACGGCGCCTGGTTCTCCGGCGGCATCGAATGGAACATCGGTGCGACCGGCCACACGACCCTGTCCGTGGCCCCGCTGCACGCGGCCCGCGTGCCCGCCCCCGACGGCGGGGAGATGCTGCGCCTGTGGGAGTGGGAGCGGCTGCGCGACCTGCCGTTCCAGGTCGACCTGTGGCTGCCCGACGGCTCGGACTTCCTCTACGTGGGCGTGCGCATCCGCAACCCCCACGACCGGCCCGCCCCCGTCTACTGGTGGTCCAACATCGCCGTCCCCGAGGAGGCGGGCACCCGCGTGCTCGCGCCCGCCGAGGCGGCCTGGCGGTTCGGCTACGAACGCAGCCTGAGCCGGGTCCCGGTGCCCGAGTGGGACGGCGCCGACCGCACGTACCCCCTGAACAGCACGCACGCCTCCGACTTCTTCTACGACGTGCCCGGCGGGGAGCGCCGCTGGATCGCCTCCCTCGACGCGGACGGCCACGGCCTCGTGCAGACCTCGACCGACCTGCTGCGCGGCCGCAAGCTCTTCGTCTGGGGCTCGGGCCGCGGTGGCCGGCGCTGGCAGGAGTGGCTCACGGAGCCGGGCACCGGCGGCTACGCCGAGATCCAGGCCGGGCTCGCCCGCACCCAGCTGGAGCACGTGCCGCTGGAGGCGGGCGGCGCGTTCGCCTGGCTGGAGGCCTACGGGCCGCTGGCCGCGGACCCCGCCGCCGTGCACGGCGGCGACTGGGCGGCGGCCCGCGGCGAGGCGGCCGCCCGGCTGGAGGCGGCCCTGCCCCGCGCCGACGTGGAAGCGGCGTACGCGGCGTGGCGCCCGTACGCCGACGCCGAGCCGAAGGAGAGCCTGCACACCGGCTCCGGCTGGGGCGCCCTGGAGGCCGAGCGCGGGCACTACGACCTGCCGGGCACGCCCTTCGCGCCCGAGACGCTGGGGGAGGAGCAGGAGCCCTGGCTGGAGTTCCTGCACCGGGGGGAGTTCCCGCGGCCGGACCGGAGCCTGCCGCCCGGTCCCTCGCTCGTGTCGCCCCGCTGGCGCGAGCTGCTGGAGACGATCGGCGACGGCGACCTCTGCGGCGCCTACCACCTCGGCGTCGCCCGCTGGCACACCGGCGACCGCTCGCAGGCCGTCCGCGCCTGGGAGGCGGCGGGCGGCCTGTGGTGGGCGAAGCGCTGCCTGGCCTTCGCCGACGCCGAGGACGGCCATCCCGAGCGCGCCGCCGACCGCTATCTGGAGGCGTTCGGCGAAGCCTGCGGGGAGCGGCGCGAGAGCGCCTCGTGGGCCGCCACCATGGCCGCGCTCGGCCGCGAGGCGGTGGAGGCGCTGCTGGACGCCGGCCGGGCGGACGACGCCGGGGCCGTGCTGGACGGCCTGCGCCCGGGCGTCCGCGAGCGCGGCCGCTTCCGGCTGCTGCGCGCCCGGGTGCTGCTCGCGCAGGGGGACGCCGCGGCCGCGCGGGAGATCTTCGACGGCGGCTTCGAGGTGGAGGACCTGCGAGAGGGCGACGAGTCCCTCGGTGAGACCTGGTACGCGATCCAGGCGCGGCTGCTGGCGGGCGAGGGGCCCGTCACCGAGGAGATCCGCGTACGGGCGCGGGCGCAGGCGCTGCCCCGGCCGTACGACTTCAGGATGCGGCCGGCCCCGTAG
- a CDS encoding TetR/AcrR family transcriptional regulator, with protein sequence MARTKEFDPDAALQSAVELFWRRGYEATSMADLVAHLGIARASLYATFGSKHELYLKALQRYSEQHSPRIAEELSRPGPALPAVRGLVTRFAGEAADDELRRGCFVTNTAVELAPHDPAAARGVEESWLALEAALTAALTRAQEQGELPAGRDPVALARMLLVLMQGMRVVGKAVPGRARLRDAAAQALALLE encoded by the coding sequence ATGGCCAGGACCAAGGAATTCGATCCGGATGCCGCGCTCCAGTCGGCCGTCGAGCTGTTCTGGCGGCGCGGCTACGAAGCGACGTCGATGGCCGACCTCGTCGCTCACCTGGGCATCGCACGGGCCAGCCTGTACGCGACGTTCGGCAGCAAGCACGAGCTCTACCTCAAGGCGCTGCAGCGCTACAGCGAGCAGCACAGCCCGCGCATCGCCGAGGAGCTCTCGCGCCCCGGCCCGGCCCTGCCGGCCGTGCGGGGGCTGGTGACCCGCTTCGCCGGCGAGGCGGCCGACGACGAGCTGCGGCGCGGCTGCTTCGTCACCAACACCGCCGTCGAGCTGGCGCCGCACGACCCCGCCGCGGCCCGCGGCGTCGAGGAGAGCTGGCTCGCCCTGGAGGCGGCGCTCACCGCCGCACTGACGCGGGCCCAGGAGCAGGGCGAACTGCCCGCCGGCCGCGACCCCGTGGCCCTCGCGCGGATGCTGCTCGTCCTGATGCAGGGCATGCGGGTGGTCGGCAAGGCGGTACCCGGCCGGGCCCGGCTCCGGGACGCGGCCGCACAGGCCCTCGCCCTGCTGGAGTGA
- a CDS encoding SDR family NAD(P)-dependent oxidoreductase, which translates to MTARFTGRTVLVTGGGTGIGQAIALAFAREGARVVVAGRREEPLKETVAFVEAEGGEAVAVTADVTRAEDVRALVEQTVARFGSLDVAVNNVGLAVPPAKVADVPEEDFDRIVGTNLKGVWLSMKYEIGHMRANGGGAIVNIASNVGAHRRKPGFGAYTATKAAVSALTRNAALDHIGEGVRINAVSPGPVETPMSSRPGESSLDKAERMSREVPAGRAGTPDEIASAVLHLASDEAGYTVGADLVLDGGVTA; encoded by the coding sequence ATGACCGCACGTTTCACCGGCCGGACCGTCCTCGTCACCGGCGGCGGTACGGGAATCGGCCAGGCCATCGCCCTCGCCTTCGCCAGGGAAGGCGCGCGGGTCGTGGTCGCGGGCCGCCGGGAGGAGCCGCTGAAGGAGACCGTGGCCTTCGTGGAGGCGGAGGGCGGCGAGGCCGTCGCCGTCACCGCGGACGTGACCCGGGCCGAGGACGTGCGGGCCCTCGTGGAGCAGACCGTCGCGCGCTTCGGCAGCCTCGACGTCGCCGTCAACAACGTGGGTCTCGCCGTGCCCCCGGCCAAGGTGGCGGACGTGCCCGAGGAGGACTTCGACCGGATCGTCGGGACCAACCTCAAGGGCGTCTGGCTGTCCATGAAGTACGAGATCGGGCACATGCGCGCCAACGGCGGCGGCGCCATCGTGAACATCGCGTCCAACGTCGGCGCCCACCGCAGGAAGCCCGGCTTCGGCGCGTACACGGCCACGAAGGCGGCCGTCTCCGCCCTGACGCGCAACGCCGCGCTGGACCACATCGGCGAGGGCGTGCGGATCAACGCCGTGAGCCCCGGGCCCGTCGAGACGCCGATGTCCTCGCGCCCCGGGGAGTCCTCGCTCGACAAGGCCGAGCGCATGAGCCGCGAGGTGCCGGCCGGCCGCGCGGGCACCCCCGACGAGATCGCGTCCGCCGTGCTCCACCTCGCCTCGGACGAGGCCGGCTACACCGTGGGTGCCGACCTCGTCCTCGACGGCGGCGTCACGGCCTGA
- a CDS encoding amino acid permease produces MHDTDGTHTRRFGLPTATALVMGNIIGGGIFLLPASVAPFGTVSLLAFGVLTVGAIALALVFGRLAERHPRTGGPYVYAREAFGDFAGFLSAWSFWTMTWVSNAALAVAGVGYLHVMTGKGSMAGDLAMALAMLWLPTLANLAGTRWVGAVQMISTVMKFVPLLFVAVVGLFFFDPDKLGSFTTSDGNWTGGLTASAAILLYSYVGVESAAMSAGEVRDPERNVGRASVLGTVGAALVYLLGTVSVFGTVEHDKLVESTAPFSDAVDVMFGGHWGGTLIALCAVISIVGALNGWTLMSAQAPYAAAKDGLFPAAFGKKKRGVPTFGVLAAAVLASLLTIVNYTSGVGGVFEILVLITTFSATVPYLLAAAAQVYFLLTGQRDKVRTGRFVRDMALALGAFAFSFWLVAGAGYAAVYQGVLFLFAGILVYVWLTARRTTAQAGAQDGAAQSAAPERAGTAERAEQAEAVRP; encoded by the coding sequence ATGCACGACACCGACGGCACGCACACCCGCCGTTTCGGCCTCCCGACCGCCACTGCCCTGGTCATGGGCAACATCATCGGCGGCGGCATCTTCCTGCTGCCCGCGTCCGTCGCCCCGTTCGGCACGGTCAGCCTGCTGGCGTTCGGCGTCCTGACCGTCGGCGCCATCGCCCTGGCCCTGGTCTTCGGGCGCCTCGCGGAGCGCCATCCGCGCACCGGCGGCCCCTACGTCTACGCGCGCGAGGCCTTCGGCGACTTCGCCGGCTTCCTGTCCGCCTGGTCGTTCTGGACCATGACGTGGGTCAGCAACGCGGCCCTCGCCGTGGCCGGCGTCGGCTACCTGCACGTCATGACCGGCAAGGGCTCCATGGCCGGGGACCTCGCCATGGCGCTGGCGATGCTGTGGCTGCCCACGCTCGCGAACCTGGCCGGTACGCGCTGGGTGGGCGCAGTCCAGATGATCTCCACGGTGATGAAGTTCGTGCCGCTGCTGTTCGTCGCGGTCGTCGGCCTGTTCTTCTTCGACCCGGACAAGCTCGGCTCGTTCACCACCTCCGACGGCAACTGGACCGGCGGGCTGACGGCGTCGGCCGCGATCCTGCTCTACTCCTACGTGGGCGTGGAGTCCGCCGCGATGAGCGCGGGCGAGGTCCGCGACCCGGAGCGCAACGTGGGGCGCGCGAGCGTCCTGGGCACCGTGGGCGCGGCGCTGGTCTACCTCCTGGGCACGGTCTCGGTCTTCGGCACCGTCGAGCACGACAAGCTGGTGGAGTCCACGGCCCCCTTCTCGGACGCCGTCGACGTGATGTTCGGCGGCCACTGGGGCGGCACGCTGATCGCCCTCTGCGCCGTGATCTCCATCGTGGGCGCCCTCAACGGCTGGACGCTGATGAGCGCCCAGGCCCCCTACGCCGCCGCGAAGGACGGGCTGTTCCCGGCCGCGTTCGGGAAGAAGAAGCGCGGCGTGCCGACGTTCGGCGTGCTCGCCGCCGCGGTCCTCGCCTCGCTGCTGACCATCGTCAACTACACCTCGGGCGTGGGCGGGGTCTTCGAGATCCTGGTCCTCATCACGACGTTCTCCGCGACGGTCCCGTACCTGCTGGCCGCCGCCGCGCAGGTGTACTTCCTGCTCACGGGGCAGCGGGACAAGGTCCGCACCGGCCGCTTCGTCCGTGACATGGCGCTCGCGCTGGGCGCGTTCGCCTTCTCCTTCTGGCTGGTGGCGGGCGCCGGGTACGCGGCCGTCTACCAGGGCGTGCTGTTCCTCTTCGCCGGCATCCTCGTCTACGTGTGGCTGACGGCCCGCCGCACCACGGCGCAGGCCGGTGCGCAGGACGGGGCCGCGCAGTCCGCCGCCCCGGAGCGGGCCGGGACGGCGGAGCGGGCGGAGCAGGCGGAGGCCGTCAGGCCGTGA